From Ignavibacteriales bacterium:
CTCTGAGCTGGTACGAGCCAGCAGTAAGATTTGCGAAATAGAACTTGCCTTCCGCGTTCGTGCTGGTATATCGCTTTGTCGCCGTATCGGCAGCGTTCATAAGAGATACGTTCGCGCTGACAAGCGGAGCCCGCGAGACAAAATCAACCACGGCAGCTGAAAGCCGGGCCTGCTGAGCGAATCCGAGGGAGCACGCGAGCGATGCGATAAGGGAAAGGATAACCGCATTCTTCACTATGCTTTCCTCACAGACGATTCTTGAGAAATTCGGGCAGTCGATGGTTGCCGGGAGCTTTCCACGGGCAAGAGTTAGACAGATATCTCGGAAGAAAGTTTCGGAGAACTGCTGCCCAAATCAGCCGGCAGCAGCAGGTTAAGTCGATCGCAATTGTGAAGTCTCCGTGGAATCTGCGAGAATGGAGAATAGAAGTCGCGGAACCCGGTCTCCGCTTGCATGAGCGAACAGAAAGAGCCCCCGGCTCCAACTTGGGCCGGCAAGATCACAGCACAAAACGAAGCCGCCCGGCACAATAGCCGTGCGGCTCCTTTGCTTCCAGTGAATGGTGCTTCAGCACCCTGCCTGCCTGAAGCTCACAGCGCTATTCGGCTTCACGGTTTCGGTTTGTATGCATAGTAGTGAGGATCCCATTGTGCTTTCTCGATCACCCGGCCGAGTTCCTCATCGCTCAACCTTCTTCCCAGACCAGCTTCACGGGCTTCGATGGCAACCGCCTTCGCCACGTGGAGAGAAACCTTTCGAATGTCTGTCAGCTGCGGCAACAGCATGTTCTTCGCGATCTGTTCCGGTGTCACGAATGAGCTCAGCGCTTTGCTTGCTTCGAGGAACATTTTCGTTGTGACCTTCGTCGCTTTGCTCACGAGCGCCCCCAAACCAACGCCCGGGAAAATGAACATGTTGTTGCACTGCGATGTGACAAATTCCTTCCCCTCATAGTCGAAAACTGCAAACGGACTTCCTGTCGCGACCAGCCCTTTTCCCTTTGTAGCAATGGCAACTTCTTCAGCGGTGCATTCGGATTTTGACGTTGGATTCGAGAGCGCGAAAATAACCGGCCGCTCGTCGTTCTTCGCCATCTGGCCGAGCACTTCTGCGTTGAACAATCCGTAGCTGGCAGTTACACCAATCAGGACGGTTGGCTTGGCGTTACGAAGAACATCCATCAGGCTGATTGTCGATGGAGAGTCCAGTTTCCATGTCGTGAGGTTCGATCGGCGCTGGGCGAACGGCTTCTGATTTTCCGTCAGGTTTGACATGTCATCGACCAAAAGGCCAGGGAAATCAAATGCGTACAACTTGCTCTGGGCCTCGTCCTCCGACGCTCCCTCTTCGACCAGCATCCGCCGGATATTCGAAGCGATGCCGGTGCCGGCTTGCCCCATGCCGACGATGACGTAACGCTGATCGTTGAAGCGCTGCTTCTTGATCTTCATGGCGCTGATCAGCGCGGCAAGCGTCACGGCTCCGGTCCCCTGGATGTCGTCGTTGAATGAGAGAATTCTGTCTCGATACCGGTCGAGAAGTTTGAAAGCCTTGTGCTTGGCGAAGTCTTCCCACTGAAGCAGCGCATTGGGGAAATTCCGTTTCACTCCCAGGACGAAGCGCTCAATGAAATCGTCATATTCCTTTCCTTCGAGCCTCTTCCCGCAATAACCAAGGTACAAAGGGTCATTGATGAGACGTCCGTTGTTCGTACCAACATCGAGAGTAATGGGGAGGCACGTTGCCGGGTGAAGTCCCCCCGCCGCAACATAGAGATTGATCTTGCCGACAGGGATCCCCATTCCGTCCGAGCCGAGGTCACCAAGCCCGAGGATTCTCTCGCCGTCAGTGACTACGATGAGTGAGACTTCAGGGAGCGACACGTCCTGAAAGATCTTGTCGATACTCCCAATGTTTTCCGGACTGATATAGATTCCGCGAAAATCACGGGTGATGTGGCTGAGCATCATGCAGGCCTTGCCGACGGTCGGAGTATAGACTATCGGAAGCATCTCAATCAGGTTATCACAGAGGAGCCTGTAGAACAGCGTTTCATTCCTGTTGAGCAGGGATTGCAGATAAATATATTTTTCGATGTCATCGTGTTTGCGCTGATACATCTCGTGATTACGCTTTTGCTGCGTCTCTATGTCGGACAACCGGGGACGAAGCAGTCCTTCGAGACCCAGGCTGATGCGCTCCTCTTCCGTAAACGCTGAGCCTTTGTTCAATGACGGGTCGTGCAGGATCTGTTCTCCTTTGACGCTCACTTCGAGATATTCTTCATTCGTCAGTGGATCGATTTTTAACGAGTACGTTTTCATGAACGGTTTCTCCAATGGATGTGACACAATGTCCTTCCGCGGTAACAACTCAATCTAACCAAAATCTCCGGAGCAAGAAAGTTGAAGATCGTGATCGAGCATTCCGTTTCAATCAGCACAAAGAAGAATCAAAAAGAAGAATATCACGAATGGGAAGTTGATCAGCAGAATGTGCGCAGGCCGTCTGCTCTGGCGTTTCCATTTCTGCCAACACAGAAAAAGATATTGCATTTCGGCCAGGGCTTCTCCATTTTAATCCAGGATGTGAGAATGAAGAGAGCATTGCCTCCTCAACAGCGGCACGACCGCCCAATCACCTATTGGAAATTCCCGATTAGGAGAAATGAGAACGTGGGACTAGACAATCTCCAGAGGATGATACTTCTTGCTGAAGAATTCTTCGAGACCAAAAATGATCCAGGTCAGATCTCTGTCACCGAAGAAGTCATGTCAACGCTCCGGAAGATTCATCCCTCTACGCTCGCGGAAAAGCGAAACGACGACGGGCCTATCGCCTGGATCCTTGTCCTTCCAACGACACTCAGGTTGATGAAAGAATTCATTGCTGAGCAAATCAACGAACGCGAGCTGTTGGAGAAGACTCCGGTCGGTGCGAAGTACGAAGCTGTCTACCTCTGTTCTGCACTCGTGCTCCCCGAGCACCGGGGTAAAGGCCTGGCCCGCGGCCTCACGATCCAGGCTGTGAAATCCATCCAGAACGATCACCCGATACAGTATCTCTTTTGCTGGCCCTTCAGCAACGAAGGAAAGAAACTGGCCGATTCCGTTGCAGGCCTCCTCGGTCTCTCGTTGCGCTCAAGGACTGCCCCTTGATAGTCCCTTCGACATGTTTCACAAGATCTGCTGTGTGTTTCAATCTGAGGGCAATGTACCGCCCGAGAAGATGAGCTCACGATTGAATGGAAAAGCCCCCTGACTTCGGGGGCCTTCTGCAGTTTCCACATCCTCAAATGACTCGGGTTTTCAAGTTGGAGCGGTTTCTACCGGGTGACCCGGTTTTTCCCCTCCGATCCCCGCACTCTTCATCGCCTCCTGAACCGCTGCGACCACCTGCCGGGCCGCGAATGGACGGAGAAGATAGCCGGAGACACCAAGCGCGACCATCTCTTTCACAATCGCTTTCTCGCCGGAAGAAGTCGTCACCACCACCGGAATGCCCTTCCACTGATCACGTGACCGCAGCTCTTTGAGAAACGAGTGGCCGTTCATGACAGGCATCATGACATCGAGCAGTATGAGATCGGGTTTATCGAGAGCGACTTTAGTCAATGCTTCGCTGCCGTCGGCGGCGAGGATCGTATCATATGAGAGATTCGATCGTACGATCTTGTCAAGGAGGGCCCGGTTCGATGCAAGGTCATCTACGATGAGTATTTTCATTTCATCATAACTCGAGTTTCCTGGTGATGCACCTGGTGTACATGCTTGAGTTCAATGTAGGGGGAGAGATGGTCAGAATCAAGGAGTTGCGCCGGAATAGCAGAGCCGTCCTCGTTTCGGATGAAGTCAATGACAGAACTCGGTGACGACATGGAGCGGTACACTCCCGCAGGTGCGGCCTGCGCCAAACAACTCCCCTGGTTTGCGCGCACGCAATAAAAAAGCGAAACCCGTCAATCGGTCTGACGGGCTTCGTTCATGCACGCGCTGATGCATCACTGCGAATCTACTTCCCTTCGGGCTTCGGACTTGCGTAATCTTTGATCTGCACCTCCACCTTCTTCTTGTCCCCGACGATGACGAGCGTCATGTCATCCGGCCGGATGTACTTTTGCGTGATCTGCTGAACATCGGCGGGCGTAACAGCAAAAACGTTCTTCACATAGTTCGTCAGATACGAGTCCGGAAGACCGTGCAGGCTCAGGTTTGTTAACTGGCCGATGATCCCCTGGCGCGTCGAATTCTGAAGAACGAACGTGCCGCCAATGTAGTTTTGGATCCCCTTCAGTTCGTCTTCGGGCGGCGGCTCGCTTCCCAGCCGCTTGACCTCGCCAAGAATCTCCTTCAGAGCGGCGCCGGTGACATCGGTACCGACGTCAGCAATCTCCACCCAGTACGCATCGCGATACCGGGAAGACACCTGGCTGGTCGGTGAGTACGTATAGCCTTTCTTCTCGCGAATATTGCTCGTGATGCGCGAGGCGAAGGATCCACCGAGCAAGGAATTCGTCACCATCATTTTGACATAGTCCTTGTCGAAGGGGTTCACGACGGGGAGTCCGACGTAAATCGTCGATTGTGGAGCGCCCGGACGCTCGACGAGACCGAACGATTTCTTCGTCACTGGCTTCGGAATGTTCGTATACACAGCCGGCCCTTTTTCCCATCCTTCGAACGTTTGCAGCACTGCGGCTTCCATCGCCTGTCGATCAAACTTACCAGCGATATAGATGCTGGTGCGTTGAGCACCGAAGTTCTCCTTGTAGAACCGGCGGACGTCATCGATGGTGAATGTTTCAATCATCTCCTGCGTCGGGAACACTCGTCCGTACGGATGGCCCGGATACATCATGCGCCGAAATTCTTCCAGGGCAAGACTCTGCGGCTGCGCCTTGCTGACGCTCAATTGACGAACAGCATCCTTCTTGATGCGTGCAAGCTCCGACTCGGGAAAGAGCGAGTTTCTGACGATATCTCCCATCAATCGGACAAGCTGCGGCCCGAATTCCGAAAGCACATCTCCGGAGATCGTGGAGAGATCCGGTCCGACAGCGATATTCACATTGCCCCCCATGGCGGCCGCCTCCTGATCCACCTGGTCGGCAGACCGTGACTTCGTCCCCTCTTTCATCAAGTCGCCCGCGATGTCGGCCAACGACACCTCGTTCTCTCCTTCATTGAGATTGCCGGACCTCACGACGAGGCTTACGGAGACTTTCGGAATGGCGCCAAAGGGGACGAGCGTCACTTCCATGCCATTCGGGAGTTTGAATTGATGCTTCTGCGGAAGCGTGAAGTCCTTCGGCTTTCCCCCTTCAGGAGGCACCTGCTTCTGCGCCACAACCGCGCCGGTGAGCACATAAAGGGCTGCACATAGACTGAGAATGATCTTTTTCATAGCCGCTCCTCCTTATGAACCCGATTTCGGTTCGATGATCAGAATTGTTCTGTTCCCTTTGCGGAGATACTCCTTTGCCGTCTTCAGGATCAGTTCGGGGGTCACTTTCTTGAACTGGTCCTCCAGCGAGTTGATTCGCTCCGGGTTGTCATCGAACAGGGCAAAAGAAGCCAGCAAATCGGCACGCCCGAAGCCGAAGAATCCGCTGACCTGATCGTAGAAATTGGAGCGGAGCTTCACGAGTGCTCGATCAACTGATGCGCGTACGATCGGCTTGGTTGTCACATTCTCGATTGCCTCATCCCAGGCCTTCATGATGTCATCGGAACTCACGGTCTTGTCGTGAATCAGGCTTGCCATCCAGAGCATCGGACCATTGTAGTTGTGCATGTTGCCTAGGAGGTTGATCCCTCCTCCGACGCCGGCGGTATACCCTTTCTCTTTCACGAGCTTCTGCCTTAAGATGCTATCATCCCCTTGCAGAAGGATCTGGTCGAGCAATCCCATCGCAAAGAACTCCGGAGTGTTCCTCTCCGGCATGTGATACGCAATCGCGATGGCTGGACGGTTCGCCAGAGTATCGATCTTCGTGAATTTCTTTTCCTGTTCCTGCCTCGGCTCGGTGAGATCCGGTTTCGGCGGCTGCGGAGAGGAGGCGATGCCGCCGAAGTACTTCGTGATCAACGCCATTGCCTCCTTCGGATCGAAATCACCGACGATGGCGATCGCTGCGTTGTTGGGAGCATAGAATGTCTTGAAAAACTGCTGAACGTCGCCGAGCGTTGCGGCGTCGAGGTCCTTCAGGTCACAGTAGAAATTGTGCGCGTTGTTCCAGTTTGTATTCGCGTACTGAGGCATATCCAGCCACGGAAATCCGCCATACGGCTGGTTGAGTACATTTACCCGCACCTCGTTCTTCACAACGCCCTGCTGGTTAGTCAGGTTTTCTTGCGTGATGTTCAGTCCACGCATCCTGTCGGCTTCAGCCCAAAGGGCCGTCTCCAGTTTGTGGGCCGGCACGACCTCGAAGTAGTTGGTGAAGTCGAACCGGGTCGAGCCATTGAGAACTCCGCCGTTTCTTTGCACGAGCCTGATGAATTCCATCTTGCCAAGGTTTTCCGAGCCCTGGAACATCATGTGCTCGAATAGATGGGCGAACCCCGTCCGGTTTCTTGGTTCGATCCGGAACCCGATGTTATAGTATACCGCTACGACGACTGTCGGAGCCGTATGGTCCGGCGAAAGGATAACCTTCAGTCCGTTACCCAGTTTTTTGTATTCAACCGGCACGCGAAAGCTCTCGTCGTTTCCAACGTTGATCTGGAACACGAAAGCCGTGATCGCGAGCGTACACAGCACGCGAAACCAATGATGGTGCTTCATGCTCACCTCGAATTAGTGAAATGGAAAAGGATGGGCCGAAAAAAAGGGCTCTTTCGCATACGTAAGAATCTCTGGGAGTGTTTCACAACCCGATGGCCAATCTTCGAAACTGCACTACATCCGGCTGACTCATGAAAAGCAGAACGCCCGACCAAGGCCGGGCGTTCCATCTTTGATTCCATTTTGCCGCAGAAACTTACTGCACCGCCACCTTCACAGTCTCCCGGATCTTCTTTGCGTCAACTGTGACGATCACGACGGACTTGTCCTTGTTCCACGACCAACCCTCTTTCCCTGTTCCCATCTCGACCTTCTTGTTGTTGACGGTCACGGAACCCGGTTTTGTAACACCATGAATCCGGAACTCATATCCCCTCGCGGCCGGCTGGCCGGTGTACTCGCCTTTCGTCGGTCCGACAGTGACTTCCGTTTTGCCGCCACCTCTGGTGAATGCAAGCGGAGTCCAGGCCGATTTGCCGGTCTTGTATTCAAGCGAATTGCCGTCGTCCTCATAGAGCGAGAATGATCCCTTGTCCCCCGTGTATACATCCACGACAAGCGTCTCGAGCGGTTTCTGATCGGAATACGCCATATCAGGCTGCATCGGGATGATGGATCCGGCTTTCACGAACACGGGCATGCGGTCGAGCGGATACTTTTCACGGATCGTCTTGTCGCCGCCATACTTTTGGCCGGTGAAGTAGTCAACCCACTCGCCGGGCGGGAGGTACACTTCCTTCTCGCCGAGCGAATCGGTTACGGGGGCAACGAGAAACTGCTCCCCGAACAAATACTCGCCCGGATAGTTGTACGCTTTGCTCAGCGATGGGTACTCCAGATAGAGCGGACGAACGATCGGCAGAGCCTGATCTGTTGCAGCGCGGCAGTATGTATAGATGTAGGGAATCAGATTGTAGCGGAGATTGAAGAACTTTTTCGCAAACGCCGTTCCCTTGTCGCCGTACGTCCACGGCATCCTTACGTTTCCTTCCTCCGGATTCTCGTGCTGCGAATGCAGCCTCAGGAACGGGCTGAACACGCCGAATTGAACCCACCGTGCGTACAGATCGAAGCTGATGTTCGCTCCAATGAAGCCGCCGATGTCATGCGTGATGTAGGGGGTCAGCACATTGCCCCCTTTCGCGGTGTACGGCACCTGGTACGCGAGCACATCCCACTGCGCATACGTGTCGCCCGTGAAGAACGATGGATACCTGTGATTTCCCGGGCCGCCATAACGGCTGAAAATAAATCCACGCTTCTTTGTATGATCCTGCGTGAAATCATAGAAGACCTTGTTCGTCCAGAGTTGGCCGTTCAATCCCGGCATGTCCGAAGCGCCTTCACCCCCATCGACCCACCAGAAATCGACCCCCTGATCGACCAGAGGGTTATGAAGGATGTCCATGAATGCCTCGGCGTGCGTCTTATTCGCCAGGTTGAATCTGATCCCCTTCGGCGGCGGTTTATTCGCGATAGTCCACGGCGCGAACACCAACCCTCCATCGCCCCCCCAGTCGTTAACACGGAGAGCGATCACGTTGTTCTCCCCACGCCTGATGAGGCCGCTCACTTCCGTCGAGGTGGCAGTGTTGTACGAGCTGTTCCCCTTCGAGCCGAAGTGCGTAATGAGACTGTCGTTGATATAGAGATCATACTCGTCGTCGACGCCGCCAAAAACGAGATAGAGATTTCCAAAAGGCATGTTCACAGGGGGTGAGATGTTCTGCCGGTACCACGCCACGCCATCGTAGCCTGCGTGCCCCTGCTCCTCCCACGGTTTTCCGGCCTGGATTGTCGCCCAGTCATCGACCTTCGTGTCCGCCGAGAACCACTTCTCCTTCACACCGGCGTTCGACGGGTCTGTCTTGAACTTCCATGCCGCTGTGAGATCGAGATTGTATGTGGCCTTTTCCGGCGCAGGCATGCGCAACGCAGTCCGGATTGCCGAAGCGTGGCTGTCTTCATCAGAGAGGACACTCTCCTTGCCATACCCCGGGTGATCGTTCAGGGAAATCTTCAATCCGCTTTTGTGTGCCCAGTCCAGGAATTCCTTCGGCTGAGGGAAAATCGGGCTCCAATCATATCCTCCCCTCCATCCGTAGTTGTGCCAGGCGAAATCGAGCACAAGAACGTCGAGCGGAATTCCTTCGCTTCGGAACCGGTCGACAATTTTCTTCACGTCCTTGTCTGTGTATTTGAAATTGTCGACGACTTTTGTGCCGGGGAGGTACTCGTAGTTGAGATCGGTGATCCAGGCGCCGAGCGCGTAGCGGGGGATCATTGGAATCGGTCCGGTCAATTCCGCGTACCATTTCAGCATCTGTGCATAGTCGTTGCCGTAATAGAAGAAGTACCAGTCCTGGTTCCCGACCTGTCTACGCGGTTTAATCCACTGCGTTTCCTCATCCCAGAGCGGCGTCCGGCTGTCATCCACAATAGTGATACCGCTCCGATTGAGGAAGCCGTTCTCAGTTTTCGTCAAGCGATCTTTCCTCAGGCCGTCAAGCGACGTTGAAATCCCGCCAAGGTTGGTCGGCTCAGACTCAGAGGGCGTCCAGAACGGCTTCTTTTCCCCTTTCCAGGTCAGACTCAGGTTGTCCTTCGTGAACCGGCCGGAATTGACTTTGTAGCGGAGAAAGAGCTTCGCTGTCTTCACGACGAGGTATTCCTTGTCAGCCCAGACCTCGATCGGGACCTTCCTGGTTTCACGTTTTTGAATGACGATCGTCGGTGCGTCGACGAAATCGCTGCCGGGAACGAACTCCATTCGTATCGTCGTCGGCGAAAGGAATTGGAATCGGGCATCACGGCAGACAACCCAGCTCCCCTCTTGCTTACACTG
This genomic window contains:
- a CDS encoding pitrilysin family protein, producing MKKIILSLCAALYVLTGAVVAQKQVPPEGGKPKDFTLPQKHQFKLPNGMEVTLVPFGAIPKVSVSLVVRSGNLNEGENEVSLADIAGDLMKEGTKSRSADQVDQEAAAMGGNVNIAVGPDLSTISGDVLSEFGPQLVRLMGDIVRNSLFPESELARIKKDAVRQLSVSKAQPQSLALEEFRRMMYPGHPYGRVFPTQEMIETFTIDDVRRFYKENFGAQRTSIYIAGKFDRQAMEAAVLQTFEGWEKGPAVYTNIPKPVTKKSFGLVERPGAPQSTIYVGLPVVNPFDKDYVKMMVTNSLLGGSFASRITSNIREKKGYTYSPTSQVSSRYRDAYWVEIADVGTDVTGAALKEILGEVKRLGSEPPPEDELKGIQNYIGGTFVLQNSTRQGIIGQLTNLSLHGLPDSYLTNYVKNVFAVTPADVQQITQKYIRPDDMTLVIVGDKKKVEVQIKDYASPKPEGK
- a CDS encoding DUF5110 domain-containing protein translates to MRKIYSIIQTVLLFSTLLVIGTPETQAQCKQEGSWVVCRDARFQFLSPTTIRMEFVPGSDFVDAPTIVIQKRETRKVPIEVWADKEYLVVKTAKLFLRYKVNSGRFTKDNLSLTWKGEKKPFWTPSESEPTNLGGISTSLDGLRKDRLTKTENGFLNRSGITIVDDSRTPLWDEETQWIKPRRQVGNQDWYFFYYGNDYAQMLKWYAELTGPIPMIPRYALGAWITDLNYEYLPGTKVVDNFKYTDKDVKKIVDRFRSEGIPLDVLVLDFAWHNYGWRGGYDWSPIFPQPKEFLDWAHKSGLKISLNDHPGYGKESVLSDEDSHASAIRTALRMPAPEKATYNLDLTAAWKFKTDPSNAGVKEKWFSADTKVDDWATIQAGKPWEEQGHAGYDGVAWYRQNISPPVNMPFGNLYLVFGGVDDEYDLYINDSLITHFGSKGNSSYNTATSTEVSGLIRRGENNVIALRVNDWGGDGGLVFAPWTIANKPPPKGIRFNLANKTHAEAFMDILHNPLVDQGVDFWWVDGGEGASDMPGLNGQLWTNKVFYDFTQDHTKKRGFIFSRYGGPGNHRYPSFFTGDTYAQWDVLAYQVPYTAKGGNVLTPYITHDIGGFIGANISFDLYARWVQFGVFSPFLRLHSQHENPEEGNVRMPWTYGDKGTAFAKKFFNLRYNLIPYIYTYCRAATDQALPIVRPLYLEYPSLSKAYNYPGEYLFGEQFLVAPVTDSLGEKEVYLPPGEWVDYFTGQKYGGDKTIREKYPLDRMPVFVKAGSIIPMQPDMAYSDQKPLETLVVDVYTGDKGSFSLYEDDGNSLEYKTGKSAWTPLAFTRGGGKTEVTVGPTKGEYTGQPAARGYEFRIHGVTKPGSVTVNNKKVEMGTGKEGWSWNKDKSVVIVTVDAKKIRETVKVAVQ
- a CDS encoding pitrilysin family protein, with amino-acid sequence MKHHHWFRVLCTLAITAFVFQINVGNDESFRVPVEYKKLGNGLKVILSPDHTAPTVVVAVYYNIGFRIEPRNRTGFAHLFEHMMFQGSENLGKMEFIRLVQRNGGVLNGSTRFDFTNYFEVVPAHKLETALWAEADRMRGLNITQENLTNQQGVVKNEVRVNVLNQPYGGFPWLDMPQYANTNWNNAHNFYCDLKDLDAATLGDVQQFFKTFYAPNNAAIAIVGDFDPKEAMALITKYFGGIASSPQPPKPDLTEPRQEQEKKFTKIDTLANRPAIAIAYHMPERNTPEFFAMGLLDQILLQGDDSILRQKLVKEKGYTAGVGGGINLLGNMHNYNGPMLWMASLIHDKTVSSDDIMKAWDEAIENVTTKPIVRASVDRALVKLRSNFYDQVSGFFGFGRADLLASFALFDDNPERINSLEDQFKKVTPELILKTAKEYLRKGNRTILIIEPKSGS
- a CDS encoding response regulator, giving the protein MKILIVDDLASNRALLDKIVRSNLSYDTILAADGSEALTKVALDKPDLILLDVMMPVMNGHSFLKELRSRDQWKGIPVVVTTSSGEKAIVKEMVALGVSGYLLRPFAARQVVAAVQEAMKSAGIGGEKPGHPVETAPT
- a CDS encoding NAD-dependent malic enzyme, producing the protein MKTYSLKIDPLTNEEYLEVSVKGEQILHDPSLNKGSAFTEEERISLGLEGLLRPRLSDIETQQKRNHEMYQRKHDDIEKYIYLQSLLNRNETLFYRLLCDNLIEMLPIVYTPTVGKACMMLSHITRDFRGIYISPENIGSIDKIFQDVSLPEVSLIVVTDGERILGLGDLGSDGMGIPVGKINLYVAAGGLHPATCLPITLDVGTNNGRLINDPLYLGYCGKRLEGKEYDDFIERFVLGVKRNFPNALLQWEDFAKHKAFKLLDRYRDRILSFNDDIQGTGAVTLAALISAMKIKKQRFNDQRYVIVGMGQAGTGIASNIRRMLVEEGASEDEAQSKLYAFDFPGLLVDDMSNLTENQKPFAQRRSNLTTWKLDSPSTISLMDVLRNAKPTVLIGVTASYGLFNAEVLGQMAKNDERPVIFALSNPTSKSECTAEEVAIATKGKGLVATGSPFAVFDYEGKEFVTSQCNNMFIFPGVGLGALVSKATKVTTKMFLEASKALSSFVTPEQIAKNMLLPQLTDIRKVSLHVAKAVAIEAREAGLGRRLSDEELGRVIEKAQWDPHYYAYKPKP